A genomic window from Pagrus major chromosome 23, Pma_NU_1.0 includes:
- the dnajb1a gene encoding dnaJ homolog subfamily B member 1a: MGKDYYKVLGIARGASEDEIKKAYRKQALRFHPDKNKSAGAEDKFKEIAEAYDVLSDAKKKDIYDRFGEEGLKGSTGGGGGGHSGQSYNYTFHGDPHAMFAEFFGGRSPFDHFFPQNGEDDMDINDPFGAFGMGRMGGMGGFHRPFKTHSGGPHRAQQKKKDPPVVHELKVSLEEVFSGCTKKMKISRKRLNPDGCTIRNEDKILTVDIKRGWKEGTKITFPKEGDETPSNIPADVVFVVKDKPHPVFRREGSDIIYPAKISLRDALCGCTVNAPTLDGRTITVTSRDVVKPGMKKRIVGEGLPLSKCPEKRGDMILDFSVKFPEKLGQSTRDALKQVLPP, encoded by the exons ATGGGTAAAGATTACTACAAAGTGCTCGGGATAGCCAGAGGTGCCTCCGAAGATGAGATAAAAAAGGCGTACAGAAAACAGGCCCTGCGTTTCCACCCTGACAAGAACAAGTCTGCTGGAGCAGAAGATAAATTCAAGGAGATTGCAGAAGCTTATGATGTCCTCAGTGACGCCAAGAAGAAGGACATCTATGACCGCTTCGGAGAAGAAg GATTAAAGGGTTCGactggtggtggaggtggaggacacAGTGGTCAAAGCTACAACTACACCTTCCATGGAGACCCCCATGCGATGTTCGCTGAGTTCTTCGGAGGCCGCAGCCCTTTCGATCACTTCTTCCCACAAAACGGGGAGGACGACATGGACATCAACGATCCCTTCGGAGCGTTCGGCATGGGAAGGATGGGCGGCATGGGCGGGTTTCACCGGCCCTTTAAAACCCACTCGGGAGGCCCTCACAGAGCGCAGCAGAAAAAGAAGGACCCGCCCGTGGTGCACGAGCTGAAGGTGAGCCTCGAGGAGGTCTTCTCCGGCTGCACCAAAAAGATGAAGATTTCCCGCAAGAGACTGAATCCGGACGGTTGCACCATACGCAACGAAGACAAGATTTTAACCGTCGACATCAAGCGCGGCTGGAAGGAAGGGACAAAAATCACCTTTCCTAAGGAGGGAGACGAAACTCCCTCCAACATTCCTGCAGATGTGGTGTTTGTAGTTAAAGATAAACCCCATCCGGTGTTCAGAAGAGAGGGCTCGGATATCATTTATCCTGCAAAGATATCACTCAGAGAT GCGTTGTGTGGATGCACTGTCAACGCCCCGACGCTGGACGGCCGGACCATCACTGTGACCTCCAGAGACGTTGTCAAACCTGGAATGAAAAAGCGGATCGTTGGAGAAGGGCTCCCTCTGTCAAAGTGCCCTGAGAAGAGGGGCGACATGATCTTGGACTTCTCAGTCAAATTTCCTGAAAAACTGGGCCAAAGCACGCGAGATGCACTCAAACAGGTCCTCCCACCATGA